One stretch of Arachis hypogaea cultivar Tifrunner chromosome 20, arahy.Tifrunner.gnm2.J5K5, whole genome shotgun sequence DNA includes these proteins:
- the LOC112782817 gene encoding ABC transporter C family member 2-like, protein MSGNRWLAIRLETLGGLMIWFTATFAVMQNGRAENQQQFSSTMGFLLSYALNITSLLTGVLRLASLAENSLNAVESVGTYIDLPSEAPSIIEDSRPPPGRILIDDCDIAKFGLADLRKVLGIIPQSPVLFSGTVKFNLDPFNEHNDADLWEALERAHLKDVIRRNSLGLDAEVSEAGDNFSVGQRQLLSLSRALLRRSKILVLDKATAAVDVRTDALIQKTIREEFKSCTMLIIAHCLNTIIDCDRILLLDGGKVLEYDTPEELLSNEGSSFSKMVQSTGAANAQYLRSLALGSKSDREESKHNDGQKKWLASSRWAAAAQFALAVSLISSQTDLKRLEVEEENSIIKKTRDAVLTLQGVLERKHDREIKESLDRYQISSQLVVITLQDD, encoded by the exons ATGAGTGGAAATCGATGGCTTGCAATTCGATTGGAAACTCTGGGAGGTCTCATGATATGGTTTACTGCAACCTTTGCGGTAATGCAGAATGGGAGGGCCGAGAACCAGCAGCAATTTTCATCCACCATGGGTTTCCTACTTAGTTATGCTTTGAACATTACCAGTTTGCTTACTGGTGTGCTCAGGCTTGCTAGTTTGGCTGAGAATAGTCTAAATGCTGTTGAGAGTGTTGGCACTTATATAGATTTGCCTTCAGAGGCACCATCCATCATTGAGGATAGTCGCCCCCCTCCAG gaagaatattaATTGATGATTGTGATATTGCAAAGTTTGGGCTAGCTGATTTGCGTAAAGTTCTTGGCATTATACCACAGTCCCCTGTTTTGTTTTCAG GAACGGTAAAGTTTAATCTTGACCCTTTTAATGAACACAATGATGCTGACCTCTGGGAGGCTCTGGAGAGGGCACATTTGAAGGATGTGATTCGGAGGAATTCTTTGGGGCTGGATGCTGAG GTCTCTGAGGCAGGCGATAACTTCAGTGTTGGGCAGAGGCAACTGTTGAGTCTCTCTCGGGCATTATTGCGTAGATCAAAGATATTAGTACTTGACAAAGCCACTGCAGCAGTAGATGTTAGAACAGATGCCCTCATACAGAAAACAATTCGAGAGGAATTTAAATCGTGCACCATGCTCATCATTGCTCATTGTCTTAACACCATCATAGACTGTGATCGGATTCTTTTGCTCGATGGTGGTAAG GTTCTTGAATATGATACCCCTGAAGAACTGCTATCAAATGAAGGCAGTTCGTTCTCTAAGATGGTGCAAAGTACAGGAGCCGCAAATGCCCAATATCTACGCAGCTTAGCACTCGGGAGTAAGTCAGATAGGGAAGAGAGTAAGCATAATGATGGCCAGAAAAAATGGCTTGCTTCGTCTCGCTGGGCTGCTGCAGCTCAATTTGCCCTTGCCGTCAGTCTCATCTCATCACAGACTGACCTAAAAAGATTGGAAGTGGAAGAAGAGAATAGCATAATCAAGAAAACAAGGGATGCTGTGTTAACTTTGCAGGGGGTTttggaaaggaagcatgataGAGAAATCAAGGAATCTTTAGACCGATACCAAATATCCTCACAGTTGGTGGTCATCACTCTACAGGATGATTGA